The region TTGCTGTGAAGTCAACATAGATTGACATGTTCTTTTTTTGCTACATACCAATGGTTCGGCGGAAATGAAAAAAAGAAAAGAATGAGGTGAACTGTCCATATTTTGGGCGGTTTTTTTGTGCCTTTGAAGGATTACCCGATTGTCCAGGTTTTTGATATGTGTCTATATTTCCCATACAGATAACACATACTAACCTTAGAAGAGGAGGGGTAGTTGGTGTTTTTGTTTATTGGGAAAGCGGTCATATTGTACATTCTGGCAATCGGTGTTATCCGGCTAATGGGGAGGACTGCTTTTGCGCAATTAACAGCGCATGATCTGACAGGTCTTTTCTTTGTTATTACATTGGCAATGGGGCCGTTAGCAAATGATAAATTGAGCTATGCCATTGGCGGATTAATCGCTATTGGTGTGCTTCATATCGTTTTTTCCAAACTTGCACTTGTCAATTACCTGAATAAACTATTCATTGGCAAGCCGACATTGATTATCAAACATGGTAAACTAATCAAGGAAAATTTAAAGCAATCTCATTTTACCCTGGCAGGTGTGCTGGCTACGCTTCGTGAAAAAGGCTATCCCGACTTGACCCTGGTTGAATTTGCGATAATTGAACCGAGCGGGGAGATTAGTATTATACCGAAACAAGCGGCTACACCGGTAACTCCCGAACAATTAGGGATCGAAACAGCATATCAGGGTATCCCAGTGGCTGTTATTGTCGAGGGGAAAATCCAGTATCGTAACCTGAAACATATGAATAAGGATGAACAATGGCTGAAGAAAGAATTAAAATCCGCCGGTCAACCAAATCATGAGACTATTTTTTATGCGGCTGTACGTGACAAAGATGATCATTTGCTGACCATTGATTATGGTAACGGATAAAACAGATAACATCACGCAAAATATATACCAGAAGGACATTATTTTCCTGATTACCCCAAAGGAGCGATCATTTTGCAGCCAAAACAGACTGTATTGGAACGTTATCAGCAGCAACAACTCATGCAACAGCAACTAAATGATTTACAGGTACAAATGCAAACGAAGCAGCAGCCATCCCCAAACCAGCAACGGCTGCAGCAGATTTTTCAAGCAACACATAACGCCTTGCAACAGGCGCATCAATCGGTTCGACAGGCCCAGGCAGCCAATCCGCAACAAGTTCAACTACAATCTGCTGAACAAAGCCTGCAGCAGGCAACTCAACAGCTGCAACAATTAAAAACATCTGCCCCTGAACTTTCTTTGGCGTTACCCAAAGGGACCCAGCAACAACTAAAACAGCTTGATCAGCAAATCCAGCAAGCAGCACAAACCTTGAACTTGGTAAAAACATCCATGCAATAAGGAATTCCCGGTTACATATGCATGGTGCAGTCTTTAATTATCTGGTAATCCGCTGTTGTATCCACATCAAAAAAAGCCCAGGGGTCGGAAAAATGAACAAAACGTCCTTTTGCTGATTCATGCTGTAGCAATTGGCGGGCCCCTTGATCACCTTGTAATTGGAATAGTTTTGGGAATATACTGCTGGTAAACAAAATTGGCGGTCGTGCTATACCGGAAAAGGTTGCCGCAACAAATAATAAATCTGGGTTCTGTCTATGCTGTTCAATCAGTTGATTAATCATCCTCGTGGAAATGAATGGCTGGTCGGCTAAAAGAACCATGGCCGCCTTCATATGGAATTTTCCTGCGTAATGCAGGCCACATTTTAATGAATACGATTGGCCCTTGCCGGCATCTTTACATGCAACATGAACCCATTTTCCTTGGTACGTCGAGAGCCAGTCATTCGGTATCCAATTAAGCCTATCCGTCGTATTGGTCACAACAATTACCCGGTCCAGGGACGATTGTAGGGCAGTACGAAGGGCAAAACTACCGAGTGGTCTATTTTCAAGTGGCTGATGCAGTTTATTCTTGCCAAAACGTCTGCTTCTGCCTGCTGCTAGATAAATGGCTGCTATTTCGTCTCGTGTCACCGGCTAACCTCTTTTCATACGATTTTTCTCGTTTAACCTGAACCATGTCAGCAACAATGCTAATAGCGATTTCTTCAGGGCCCTTAGCCCCAATTGCCAGTCCTGCGGGAGAATGAACGTGTTCTGGTATGTTTTTTCCATGCAAGAGTCTGGAAGTACGTTTACGTGGACCGAGAATGCCAAAATAGTTTACCTGTTGACTGGACAATGATGCAAGCAGTTCTTTGTCCTTTTGAAAATCATGGGTCATAATCATAATGGAATCGGTTGGCCAGAAATCCAGTTCTTTTACCATTTCCGGAATGGATGGGGTCTTGATAAAATTAGCATCCGGAAAATCCATTTTGTTCAGCCTTGCCAGCCGCCAGTCCCAGATGATTACCTTAAAATTGGTTTTAGCTGCTACAGCTGCCAAAGGAATGACATCAGGCCCTGCTCCAAAAATAAACAGGCGGGGTTGTGGTTCAAAACGATGAATAAAGATATGGCTACCCAAATTTTCCATATATTGCAGACGTGATTTGTTCGCGTGACGTGCAATTTTGTTCAATTGATGTGACATGGCATCACGATGGCCAAACATATGCTGATCCTTCGACACATAGAGCGTGCGAACAGACGAAGGATCTTTTTCAAAAATCTTCATTGCTACTACTGGAATGCCCTGATGAAGATAAACCCTTAATGTAAGTAAATCCTTGTAGTTTATAGAATTCACCTTTTCCAGGAGAATATGGATTTTTCCGTTACAACCAGCACCGCGACCCCAGGATAAGTCGTCCTCGGCACTTGTATCATAGACAAATGTCTGATTTTGAACCGATGACGTTTGCATCAGTTCAGTCGCCCGAATTGCCAAATCAGTTTCCAAACAGCCTGCACTAATGATGCCTATTTGCTTTCCATTTGCGGAAAACAGCATCGATGTTCCTTCTTTTTGGTATGCTGACCCTTCTACATGAATAATTGTCGCTAACACACTTTGCTCATCCGAATTTGCGATTTCATCAAGCATTTCAATAATATGAGCCATTTTTGTTTTTCCTCACATTCAACATGCTTTTTACAGCCTCCTTGATTTCCTGGTATCCAGTACATCGGCAAATATTGGATTCCAGCCATTCATCAATTACTGCATCGTCCGGATCAGGGCAATTTTCGATGAGGGCATAACTATTAAGTACATATCCGGGTGTACAATATCCACATTGAATCGCCCAATTTTTGATGAAATCATTTTGCACAGTCTGGTCAAGTAATCCTTCAATCGTTGTAATTTGATGATTGACTGCTTCTACAGTTAGTATGTGGCAGGAATTAATGGGAGTGCCATCGATAAGAATGGTACATGTGCCGCAATCGCCATTCTCACACCCGGGCTTTGCTCCCATCAGTCCCAGTTGATCGCGTAATGTATATAGAAGTGTCTCTGCATTGCGTACATATAGGTTTTTTTGCAGACCATTAATGTTTAATGTAACCAAGTTTTCTTGTGCTGCTTTCATCGTCAGGATACCCCCTTGCTACGTTGCAATAATTTCGCCAGTTCCTGTGCCAGCACAAATTCCCGGTATTCCCGTGATCCATGCATGTCGTTATGCGTTGCACCCGGCAGATGGTTTAGTACCTGTTGGATTCTTGTTTGCTCCGAATAGGAGGTGTCATTTAATACCAACTCCAATTGCTCCGTTCGAAAAGGGAAATCACATACACCGCTAAGTGCAACCCTTATTTTTCCGTCCACTTTCATGGAAGCGAGAGAGACAATCGGATAGTTCACATTGGAATGTTTTGTTTTTTTGCTGCTCCAGTATGGATAGTTGGAAAATTGACCATCCGTGATGATCTGGATAAGAAATTCTCCATCATTCAGTTGTACGCCGTTCTGATAGATTTTATGAATGGATGTTGTTCTGATCCCCTTTTTTTCCGCAATGACAACCTCGCTGTCGGCTAACAGAAAAGGAAGAAGGGCCTCCCGATAACATAGATGCCCGGAAATATTGCCGCCAATTGTTATTTTGTTGCGGGCAGTTCGGTGTGCAATCGCACGTGAAACGTCTGACAGTAAGGGAAATAGGTTGGAATCAGCAATGGTTGTCAATGTAACAGCTGAACCAATCACAAGTTGATTTCCGTTGAACTGAAATTCATTGCAATCAGGGATTCCTTTTAAATCGATGACTGCATCCACTTGGATCTCATGCATTCGGGCCCGGCTAATAAATTCTGTGCCACCCGCATAGTAGTGGGGTATTTTTCCGTTTGCCTGCAAATCGTAAAATAGCGTGACCGCTTCCTGTATGGTTGTTGGTTTATAATATTCAAAATCAAAGGCTATCATTTGCTTCCTCCTCTTTTCCGCCAAATCAGTTCAGGTACCAGGGGAAGCTGGTTCATATTCGTACCACAGGCAAGTGATAAACTATTGGCTAAAGCGCTGGCCATACCGATGACCCCATATTCGCCAATCCCCCGGGCTCCGAATGGTCCATCGACAAGTGGTGTTTCCACGAAATCAACAAGGTATTCCGGGGCTTCACTGAATCGCAGAATATCATAGGATCTTAGTTTCGGATTAAGTACCTTTCCATTATCATCAAAGGTAAACGATTCTCTGGAAGCCCAGCTTAGTCCCAGATACATACCACCACGCATTTGCCCAATTGCCGCGTTTGGATTAATCACTTTTCCAGCATCAAGGACAGTTGCTGCTTTGAGAATTTTGTATGTGCAATCGAGTGGGTCGAATTCGATTTCGACCGCTTGCGCACCAACTGTCCATTGCGGTCCCGGTTTACCAAAACCAGTTTCCGGATCCAATGGTGTCAAATGCCGCACAACATGAGACCCTTCACCAATGACCAAACCACCTATGGAATTACCATTTGGATATTTGTATGAATTCGCTACATCCTTGATCTTTATTCCATACTCAGGACTATCCTTGATAAAAACCATCCCATTTGCCACATCGAGATCATCAGGTAAACACTTTAGTACAATTGATGCGGTATTTTTTAATTGTTTGATTACATCTTCAGCTGCGGCGATCACGGCTCGTCCAGCCAAATAGGTTGTACTGCTGGCAACCGTTTTCCACTGATGCGGATCATATTGGGTATTTACTTCCATGGTCACATGAATTTTTTTCATATCCATTTTCAATCGTTCGGCCAGGATTTGTGCCAGCACCGTTTTTGTCCCCTGGCCAAGTTCCACGGCAGCACAATTCAAATTCACGCTCCCATCGCGATTAAAGGTGAGAATCACGCCGGCTGTTGCATTTGGCGGCGTACTCGAGGTTTTCCAAAATGAACTGATTCCTTTTGTTCGTATTTTACCGTCATTTGTTGTGATCTGTTGTCCTTCATCCCAATTGATAAGCTGTTTTAACTTTTTTATACATGAAGATACATCACCAATATTGCTGGCATTTAAATGGGTTTGGGTTGGTGTTGTATCACCTGGCTTGATAGCATTTGCCAATCGTAATTCAAGGGGATCCATATTTAACTTTGCGGCAAGTATGTCCATGGCTCGTTCCATGACAAATGTTAATTCATTGTGTCCAAAGCCTCGAAATGAGGTGGCATATGGATGGTTTGTATAAACACAATGGGAATCACAGGTGACATGATCAATTCGATAAGGGCCGGTGCAATCGACGGCACCAGCCTTACTCATGCCGGCACCCATGTCGGAATAGGCTCCGCTGTCAAACAAAAATTCGAAAGCGGCTGCTTTTAATTTCCCGTCGCTGGATGCACCAAGTTTTACCTTCGCCTCCAATCCGATATGAACGGGTGAAGTGATTAAATCTTCTTCCCTTGAATTTTGGATTTTTACCATTTTCCCTCCAACAGCTCGGGAGGCTACATAGGCCAGAAATTCAAGTTGTACGGTTCCTTTTCCGCCGAATGCGCCACCGAGCATGGGCGTATGCACCGATATTTTCCCTGCGTCAATATTGAAAAACTGACTGAATAATTTTTTGATATAAAAAGGCCCCTGTGTTGAGGAATAAATCATAACTCGATCATCGGGAAGAATTTCCACCCGGGCGACTCTTGTTTCCAGTGCTGCATGGTCAGACGGCGAGAAGGACAAATCTGTTTCAATGGTTATATCACTTTCATTCCAGCCGGTTTCCATATTGCCTTTTCGGATTTTGGTCAGGTTGGCAATATTGGAGTCGGGTATTGCATGGACTCCTTCCACTTGAACTTTATATGTACCTAAATCCTCGTGAATTAACGGAGCATTGGGCAGGATCGCTTCACCAGGAGAATTGACAACAGGCAGTTCCTCATAGTCTATGTGAATAAGATTTGCAGCCTGTTTTGCATGCTGGATAGTATCGGCAACTACCATTGCAACCGATTCACCGTAATAACGAACCTTTTTCTGTGCTAAAATAGGCCGGTCAGCAAGCAATGGACCAACAAGCAGTGGTACTTCCTCACCGGTTAAAATAGCCTGCACGCCGGGAACTTCCCAAGCTTTTGCTGTATCAATAGATTTAATTTTGGCATGCGCGTAATCACTTGTATGTAAGGCCGCATGCAGGACTCCTGGGATAGAAATGTCTCCAGTATATTTTACCCGGCCAAATGCTTTATCCGCAGCATCGATCCGTTGCACATCCTTCCCGACAACGGAAAAATTCTCTTTATTCATCTCCACACACCTCGGATTTCAGACTATAGATTGTAGTATTTGCCACTCCAATTTCATTTATACAATGTACGGTCACTCTAATTTACAAATGGGCGAAAATAGCGTATTTTTAAGGTATGGTTCGTTTAGAATGTGGTCTTTACTAATCTCATGTTTACGTTAGCAAAATGGTCCCATTTGCGTTTTCTTATTGCTTCTATGTATATTGTTCTACTTTTTTGGCATATCTTTTAAATAAGATAGCTTTAATTTAGAAGGGGACATGCCTTGTGAAGCAAATAATATGGGACACATTAAAGATTTTCGTTATTTTTGTTGCATGCACGTTTTTGTTTTATTTTGGACTTCAGGCGATGCATACTGAATATGAACAAATCCATCGTTATGATGTACCTGAAGGACCATCTGTCAAAGTATTTAAGACCGACAACCGTTTCATTGATCGATTGCATTTATTTTTTCGATTAGGAGAGTAATAGTCATGTTGGAATCACAATTGGAAGATTTCTTTCATCATTTGAAAATCGAACGGGGATTGTCGGATAATACGCTAAAGTCGTATCATCGAGACTTACAACAATATTTGCATTACATCAAAACTGCTACAGGGATGGTACAATGGGAGGCTGTCAAGCGAAGGGATATCACGGGATTTCTTTATATGTTAAAGGACAATGGTAAATCTGCTGCCACCATCGCAAGAATTCTGTCATCCATTCGCCTGTTTCATCGTTTTTTAATTAATGAACAACTTGTTACCCATGATGCATGCCTACACATTGAAACCCCCAAACAGGAAAGAAAACTGCCGGATGTTCTATCACCTGCCGATGTGGAGGCGTTGCTTTCCATCAGTGGCAATACGCCATTGAAAATACGAAATAAGGCGATGCTTGAGTTGTTATACGCGACGGGACTGCGGGTTACAGAGTTGATTACCATTCCGATTAGTGATCTTCATTTAACCATGGGATTTGTTCGCTGTTTGGGAAAAGGAGCGAAAGAGCGAATTGTTCCGCTTGGTGATCTTGCCAAAGACGCGGTCCAGGAATACATAGACGATGCCCGCAGCAAATTGGTTAAACATCAGGACACAAAAGCATTATTCGTCAATCAGCATGGCAGGCCTTTAACACGGCAAGGCGTTTGGAAGATTTTAAAGCAGGCAGCCAGGGATGCTGGTATTACCAAAAAAATAACACCGCATACACTGCGACATTCCTTTGCGACCCACTTGTTGGAAAATGGTGCTGATTTGCGGTCGGTTCAGGAAATGCTTGGACATGCAGATATTTCTACTACGCAAATTTACACGCATGTGACAAAAGCTAGATTAAAAGATGTCTATAATATGTATCATCCACGGGCGTAATAGTTCGACTATTGTCCGACAATTCCAAAGACGATATAAAACGAAGCCAGAAGGGGAAACTCTTATTTCTATCTTCATTCCGTTGTGCACATACGAATCACGCATAGTCGCGTTGCTAGTGACAAAATAGACATAATTAAAATATAAACAGGGAAGATAATACTGGGAGGTTTGATCATGAATCAATTTAAACGGGTATTTTTAATTGTTCTGGATTCGGTCGGGATCGGCGAAGCACCAGATGCGGCCAAATTTGGTGATCAAGGTGCGGATACACTTGGTCATATTGCGGAGCGGATGCATGGGCTTCATATGCCAAATATGGGTAAATTGGGGTTAAGTAACATTCGAGAAATTGATGGGGTAGAAAAAGCAGCTACACCATTAGCCTGTTATACAAAAATGCAAGAGGCATCCAATGGAAAAGATACGATGACCGGTCATTGGGAAATTATGGGGTTGAACATCCAACAGCCGTTCCGGACATTTCCTGATGGTTTTCCACCTGAATTAATCAATGAACTGGAAGCAAAAACAGGCCGGAAAATAATTGGTAATAAGCCTGCTTCCGGAACTGCTATTATTGAAGAACTTGGCGAGGACCATATGAAAACGGGTGACCTGATCGTTTATACGTCAGCCGATTCCGTGTTACAAATAGCCGCCCATGAAGAGATAGTTCCGCTTGATGAACTTTACCGGATCTGTGAAATTGCCCGGGAGCTGACATTAGATGAACGATACATGGTTGGGCGAGTGATTGCCAGACCATTTGTTGGCAAGCCAGGGGCGTTTGAACGCACTCCCAATCGGCATGATTATGCACTAAAACCATTTGGACGGACAGTAATGAATGAATTAAAGGACAGTGGTTATGACGTGATTGCCCTTGGGAAAATTTCCGATATTTATGATGGGGAAGGAGTTACCGAAGCAATTCGGACGAAAGACAATGAAGATGGCATGACCAAAATAGTGGAATCTATGGATAAGGACTTTACCGGAATCAGTTTTTTAAATTTGGTTGACTTTGATGCCAAATATGGTCATCGACGTAATCCAAAAGGATATGGGGAGGCGTTAGAAGCATATGATGCCAGACTTCCAGAAGTTTTGCATAAACTGACTGATCAAGATTTGCTGATAATTACAGCTGACCATGGGAATGATCCAATTCATCATGGAACTGATCATACGCGTGAATACGTCCCATTGCTTGTTTATCATATCGGCAGTAAACAAGGCAAAGAGCTGCCATTACGAAAAACCTTTGCAGATGTTGGTGCAACCATTGCCGATAATTTTGACATAAAAATGCCAGAGCATGGAAAAAGCTTTTTGGGTGACATTTGATCAACAGACAAATATGAATTGGAAATCGGTTATTCCCTGATTTCCAATCGATACATAATTTCCATCTTGACAGACGAAAGTAATTTAAGGATGAATCGAGGGGTTTATATGAGAATGTATGATATCATTGAAAAAAAACGCGATGGTGGGGAATTAACTGAAGCAGAGATTCGTTTTTTTGTTGAGGGATATACCAAAGAAGACATTCCTGATTACCAGGTTAGTGCTCTATTAATGGCGATTTACTATCAGGGCATGACCCCGGAGGAATGTGCTACCTTAACATCAGCAATGGTTGATTCTGGAGATAAAATCGACCTTTCTGCGATTTCCGGGATAAAGGTTGATAAACATTCCACTGGTGGTGTAGGCGATACTACCACATTAGTCCTAGCACCACTGGTTGCTTCATTAGGTGTCCCGGTTGCAAAAATGAGTGGGCGCGGATTGGGACACACTGGCGGAACCATTGATAAACTGGAAGCTATCCCGGGATTTCATGTGGAATTGACAGGCGATGAATTTATTGAGTTGGTTAATAAGAATAAGGTGGCCGTTGTGGGACAAACCGGTAATTTAACACCTGCTGATAAAAAACTGTATAGTTTACGGGATGTGACCGCTACAGTGGATTCTATTCCACTGATCGCCAGCTCAATCATGAGTAAAAAAATCGCCTCCGGGGCTGATGCGATCGTGTTGGATGTGAAGACGGGTGCAGGTGCCTTCATGAAGGACCTGGCAGATGCCAAGGAACTGGCGCATCAAATGGTTTCCATTGGCAATCATGTAGGCAGAAAAACGATGGCCGTCATTTCAGATATGAGTCAGCCACTTGGCAGAGCAATCGGAAATGCATTGGAGGTTCAGGAAGCCATTGAAACACTTAAAGGTAATGGACCAACAGATTTAACCGAATTATGTTTCACACTTGGCAGCCAAATGGTCGTTCTAGCCAACAAAGCAGATAATCTTGATGACGCCAGGTTAAAACTAAAGGAAAGTATCCAAACTGGTAAAGCCTTGGCACAATTTAAAACCTTCATTGCCTCCCAAGGCGGAGACGCAAGCGTAGTGGATGACCCAACACTACTACCGGCAGCTGCCCAAAAAATCGAGTTAAAGGCGAAGAACTCCGGCACGATTCAAAGTATTATCGCAGACGACATTGGTACGGCAGCGATGATGCTTGGGGCTGGACGGGCGACAAAAGAATCAGATATTGATCTTGCAGTAGGTCTTGTACTTCATAAAAAAGTTGGTGATAGTGTCAAGGCGGGAGAAACTTTGGTAACGATCCATGCGAATCAAGAGCAGATCGATGAGGTGAAAGAAAAATTGTATACAAGCATTACCATTGCTGAGCACCCGGCAAAAGCGCCATCTTTGATTTACGATATGATAACTGAATGATATTTCACAGACAACGGGTACATCATCCAGATGATGTGCCCGTTGTCTATATCGGTGCTAATCTTCAATTTTTCGGTACATACCATCATTAATTACCGAAAAACAGAAGCCATTTCAAGTTATAAAAACAATGCTTCCTGTCAATCCTAGAAATATATTGACTCTTGGAGGTAAGGCTATGAAAAAGAATGTTTTTTTGATTAGTATGGTTATGACTTTATTATGGTTCTCTAGTTTGTCTGTTTTTGCCGCAGAGAAAGGAACGGATAAATCCAAGGAATCCCTTGATCTTGCTCCCGATGCAAAATCGGCTATCCTGATTGAGCGGGATACTGGAAAAATACTATTTGATAAAAATAGCCAGGAAGAGCTTCCACCTGCGAGTATGACGAAAATAATGACCCTCC is a window of Lentibacillus daqui DNA encoding:
- a CDS encoding DUF421 domain-containing protein, whose amino-acid sequence is MFLFIGKAVILYILAIGVIRLMGRTAFAQLTAHDLTGLFFVITLAMGPLANDKLSYAIGGLIAIGVLHIVFSKLALVNYLNKLFIGKPTLIIKHGKLIKENLKQSHFTLAGVLATLREKGYPDLTLVEFAIIEPSGEISIIPKQAATPVTPEQLGIETAYQGIPVAVIVEGKIQYRNLKHMNKDEQWLKKELKSAGQPNHETIFYAAVRDKDDHLLTIDYGNG
- a CDS encoding NTP transferase domain-containing protein, which produces MTRDEIAAIYLAAGRSRRFGKNKLHQPLENRPLGSFALRTALQSSLDRVIVVTNTTDRLNWIPNDWLSTYQGKWVHVACKDAGKGQSYSLKCGLHYAGKFHMKAAMVLLADQPFISTRMINQLIEQHRQNPDLLFVAATFSGIARPPILFTSSIFPKLFQLQGDQGARQLLQHESAKGRFVHFSDPWAFFDVDTTADYQIIKDCTMHM
- a CDS encoding XdhC family protein, whose translation is MAHIIEMLDEIANSDEQSVLATIIHVEGSAYQKEGTSMLFSANGKQIGIISAGCLETDLAIRATELMQTSSVQNQTFVYDTSAEDDLSWGRGAGCNGKIHILLEKVNSINYKDLLTLRVYLHQGIPVVAMKIFEKDPSSVRTLYVSKDQHMFGHRDAMSHQLNKIARHANKSRLQYMENLGSHIFIHRFEPQPRLFIFGAGPDVIPLAAVAAKTNFKVIIWDWRLARLNKMDFPDANFIKTPSIPEMVKELDFWPTDSIMIMTHDFQKDKELLASLSSQQVNYFGILGPRKRTSRLLHGKNIPEHVHSPAGLAIGAKGPEEIAISIVADMVQVKREKSYEKRLAGDTRRNSSHLSSSRQKQTFWQE
- a CDS encoding (2Fe-2S)-binding protein; its protein translation is MKAAQENLVTLNINGLQKNLYVRNAETLLYTLRDQLGLMGAKPGCENGDCGTCTILIDGTPINSCHILTVEAVNHQITTIEGLLDQTVQNDFIKNWAIQCGYCTPGYVLNSYALIENCPDPDDAVIDEWLESNICRCTGYQEIKEAVKSMLNVRKNKNGSYY
- a CDS encoding FAD binding domain-containing protein is translated as MIAFDFEYYKPTTIQEAVTLFYDLQANGKIPHYYAGGTEFISRARMHEIQVDAVIDLKGIPDCNEFQFNGNQLVIGSAVTLTTIADSNLFPLLSDVSRAIAHRTARNKITIGGNISGHLCYREALLPFLLADSEVVIAEKKGIRTTSIHKIYQNGVQLNDGEFLIQIITDGQFSNYPYWSSKKTKHSNVNYPIVSLASMKVDGKIRVALSGVCDFPFRTEQLELVLNDTSYSEQTRIQQVLNHLPGATHNDMHGSREYREFVLAQELAKLLQRSKGVS
- a CDS encoding xanthine dehydrogenase family protein molybdopterin-binding subunit — encoded protein: MNKENFSVVGKDVQRIDAADKAFGRVKYTGDISIPGVLHAALHTSDYAHAKIKSIDTAKAWEVPGVQAILTGEEVPLLVGPLLADRPILAQKKVRYYGESVAMVVADTIQHAKQAANLIHIDYEELPVVNSPGEAILPNAPLIHEDLGTYKVQVEGVHAIPDSNIANLTKIRKGNMETGWNESDITIETDLSFSPSDHAALETRVARVEILPDDRVMIYSSTQGPFYIKKLFSQFFNIDAGKISVHTPMLGGAFGGKGTVQLEFLAYVASRAVGGKMVKIQNSREEDLITSPVHIGLEAKVKLGASSDGKLKAAAFEFLFDSGAYSDMGAGMSKAGAVDCTGPYRIDHVTCDSHCVYTNHPYATSFRGFGHNELTFVMERAMDILAAKLNMDPLELRLANAIKPGDTTPTQTHLNASNIGDVSSCIKKLKQLINWDEGQQITTNDGKIRTKGISSFWKTSSTPPNATAGVILTFNRDGSVNLNCAAVELGQGTKTVLAQILAERLKMDMKKIHVTMEVNTQYDPHQWKTVASSTTYLAGRAVIAAAEDVIKQLKNTASIVLKCLPDDLDVANGMVFIKDSPEYGIKIKDVANSYKYPNGNSIGGLVIGEGSHVVRHLTPLDPETGFGKPGPQWTVGAQAVEIEFDPLDCTYKILKAATVLDAGKVINPNAAIGQMRGGMYLGLSWASRESFTFDDNGKVLNPKLRSYDILRFSEAPEYLVDFVETPLVDGPFGARGIGEYGVIGMASALANSLSLACGTNMNQLPLVPELIWRKRGGSK
- a CDS encoding DUF4227 family protein, whose amino-acid sequence is MKQIIWDTLKIFVIFVACTFLFYFGLQAMHTEYEQIHRYDVPEGPSVKVFKTDNRFIDRLHLFFRLGE
- the xerD gene encoding site-specific tyrosine recombinase XerD, which produces MLESQLEDFFHHLKIERGLSDNTLKSYHRDLQQYLHYIKTATGMVQWEAVKRRDITGFLYMLKDNGKSAATIARILSSIRLFHRFLINEQLVTHDACLHIETPKQERKLPDVLSPADVEALLSISGNTPLKIRNKAMLELLYATGLRVTELITIPISDLHLTMGFVRCLGKGAKERIVPLGDLAKDAVQEYIDDARSKLVKHQDTKALFVNQHGRPLTRQGVWKILKQAARDAGITKKITPHTLRHSFATHLLENGADLRSVQEMLGHADISTTQIYTHVTKARLKDVYNMYHPRA
- the deoB gene encoding phosphopentomutase gives rise to the protein MNQFKRVFLIVLDSVGIGEAPDAAKFGDQGADTLGHIAERMHGLHMPNMGKLGLSNIREIDGVEKAATPLACYTKMQEASNGKDTMTGHWEIMGLNIQQPFRTFPDGFPPELINELEAKTGRKIIGNKPASGTAIIEELGEDHMKTGDLIVYTSADSVLQIAAHEEIVPLDELYRICEIARELTLDERYMVGRVIARPFVGKPGAFERTPNRHDYALKPFGRTVMNELKDSGYDVIALGKISDIYDGEGVTEAIRTKDNEDGMTKIVESMDKDFTGISFLNLVDFDAKYGHRRNPKGYGEALEAYDARLPEVLHKLTDQDLLIITADHGNDPIHHGTDHTREYVPLLVYHIGSKQGKELPLRKTFADVGATIADNFDIKMPEHGKSFLGDI
- a CDS encoding pyrimidine-nucleoside phosphorylase, producing MRMYDIIEKKRDGGELTEAEIRFFVEGYTKEDIPDYQVSALLMAIYYQGMTPEECATLTSAMVDSGDKIDLSAISGIKVDKHSTGGVGDTTTLVLAPLVASLGVPVAKMSGRGLGHTGGTIDKLEAIPGFHVELTGDEFIELVNKNKVAVVGQTGNLTPADKKLYSLRDVTATVDSIPLIASSIMSKKIASGADAIVLDVKTGAGAFMKDLADAKELAHQMVSIGNHVGRKTMAVISDMSQPLGRAIGNALEVQEAIETLKGNGPTDLTELCFTLGSQMVVLANKADNLDDARLKLKESIQTGKALAQFKTFIASQGGDASVVDDPTLLPAAAQKIELKAKNSGTIQSIIADDIGTAAMMLGAGRATKESDIDLAVGLVLHKKVGDSVKAGETLVTIHANQEQIDEVKEKLYTSITIAEHPAKAPSLIYDMITE